A region of Salinibacter sp. 10B DNA encodes the following proteins:
- a CDS encoding S9 family peptidase → MKSLLRTGLFLLVAGLLAGPAVAQTTAGPSATYEGELPPLVDRQTFFGDPQYANAQLSPDGEHVSFTKPYKGRMNVWVKDRGAPFSAAEPVTADTTRPVNSYFWTQDSERILYVQDKGGNENYHLYAVDPDAEADTDLGVPPAEDLTPYDDVRAQIIAVPEATPGEILVGLNDRNPKYHDVYRLDLATGDRTLVYKNESRIAGWETDLKGNLRLATRQTSDGGTEVLRVEEDTLVSVYECSFEETCSPVRFHKDGDRVYMQTNKGANVDLTRLVLFNPETQDMEVVASDPEGDVDFGGAIFSDATDELLATVYVDERTRVYPKDEDFKADYQFLKNELDGQVSFGSSTEDERYRIVTASSDVDPGSVYLFDREEQSLQKLYESRPEIPSQHLAEMRAITYEARDGLTIPAYLTLPKGVKHENLPTVIMPHGGPWARDTWGYSGYAQFFANRGYAVLQPNFRGSTGYGKEFLNAGNKEWGTGAMQHDITDGVRYLVEEGITDSTRVGIFGGSYGGYATLAGLTFTPEVYAAGASYVGPSNLLTLLNSIPPYWAPIKKMFTKRVGDPDDPEEKERLKRQSPFFHADQIDDPMLVIQGANDPRVKKQESDQIVVAARENDVPTQYLVAPEEGHGFQKETNRLAVAAQLERFFGQHLGGRYQTDVSSAVQARLDALRQDVSQVTLPDTTQSASAEAKNGLGRVDGTTIRPASLNYDVTMKAQGRSMDLSSSRTIATMTRNGTKAFTVTTQTTTPRATVTDSLVLDGATLRPHEHHLSGPLSMSVTYSDTAATGSISMRGQTTDIDHSFEQPTLAGSANVQMALASMPMEMGMSTSLSVFNAQRQRVETLTFEVTGTETVETAAGTFDTYVLKMTSASGNASGTMHVRQTAPHHLVQSTAEQSGPRGTRTVTRTLTQMSSDTATSETE, encoded by the coding sequence ATGAAATCGCTGCTTCGTACTGGATTATTTCTCCTCGTCGCCGGCCTTCTCGCTGGGCCTGCGGTCGCCCAAACCACGGCGGGACCGTCGGCCACCTACGAGGGCGAACTGCCTCCTCTCGTTGACCGGCAGACCTTCTTCGGCGACCCGCAGTACGCCAATGCCCAGCTCTCGCCCGACGGCGAGCACGTGTCGTTTACCAAGCCGTACAAGGGCCGGATGAATGTGTGGGTGAAGGACCGGGGGGCTCCGTTCAGCGCCGCCGAGCCGGTTACTGCCGACACCACCCGCCCGGTCAACAGTTATTTCTGGACGCAGGACAGCGAACGGATTCTGTATGTCCAGGACAAGGGCGGAAACGAGAATTACCACCTCTACGCCGTCGATCCCGATGCGGAGGCGGACACCGACCTAGGAGTTCCGCCGGCCGAGGACCTGACGCCGTACGACGACGTGCGAGCCCAAATCATTGCTGTCCCGGAGGCCACGCCCGGCGAGATTCTCGTGGGCCTCAACGATCGCAATCCGAAGTACCACGACGTCTACCGGCTCGACTTGGCGACGGGGGACCGAACGCTCGTCTACAAGAATGAGAGCCGCATTGCCGGATGGGAAACCGACCTGAAGGGCAATCTCCGTCTCGCGACGCGACAGACCAGCGACGGGGGGACCGAAGTGCTCCGTGTGGAGGAGGACACGCTCGTGTCGGTTTACGAGTGCAGTTTTGAGGAAACGTGCAGTCCGGTGCGGTTCCATAAGGACGGGGATCGCGTGTACATGCAGACCAACAAAGGTGCGAATGTGGACTTGACCCGGCTCGTCCTGTTTAATCCGGAAACGCAGGACATGGAGGTTGTGGCCTCCGATCCGGAGGGTGACGTCGATTTCGGTGGGGCCATCTTCAGCGATGCCACGGATGAACTGCTCGCCACTGTATACGTCGATGAGCGAACGCGCGTATACCCGAAGGATGAAGACTTCAAGGCCGACTACCAGTTCTTGAAGAACGAGCTGGATGGGCAGGTGTCCTTTGGCAGTTCCACGGAGGACGAGCGCTACCGCATCGTTACGGCATCGAGCGACGTGGACCCCGGCTCGGTTTACCTCTTCGACCGCGAAGAGCAGTCGCTGCAGAAGCTGTATGAGTCGCGCCCCGAGATTCCGAGCCAGCACCTGGCCGAGATGCGGGCCATCACGTATGAGGCGCGGGATGGACTCACCATTCCAGCCTACCTTACGCTGCCGAAGGGGGTGAAGCATGAGAATCTGCCTACCGTCATTATGCCGCACGGCGGGCCGTGGGCGCGCGACACCTGGGGCTACAGCGGATACGCTCAGTTTTTCGCCAATCGCGGCTACGCGGTGCTCCAGCCCAACTTCCGCGGGTCCACCGGCTACGGCAAGGAGTTCCTCAACGCCGGAAACAAAGAGTGGGGCACCGGCGCCATGCAGCACGACATCACCGACGGCGTGCGGTATCTCGTGGAGGAGGGCATTACCGACTCGACGCGCGTCGGCATCTTTGGGGGGTCGTACGGCGGATACGCCACGCTCGCAGGCCTCACCTTTACGCCGGAGGTGTACGCCGCCGGCGCTTCGTATGTGGGCCCCTCCAATCTCCTCACGCTCCTGAACTCGATTCCGCCGTACTGGGCGCCGATCAAGAAGATGTTCACCAAGCGTGTAGGAGATCCCGATGATCCGGAGGAAAAAGAGCGGCTCAAGCGGCAGTCGCCCTTCTTCCACGCCGACCAGATCGACGATCCGATGCTCGTAATTCAGGGCGCCAACGATCCGCGCGTGAAGAAGCAGGAGTCCGATCAAATCGTGGTGGCGGCTCGCGAGAATGATGTGCCCACGCAGTACCTCGTGGCGCCGGAGGAGGGCCACGGCTTTCAAAAGGAGACCAACCGCCTCGCCGTAGCGGCGCAACTGGAGCGGTTCTTTGGCCAGCACCTGGGCGGGCGCTACCAAACGGACGTGTCGTCCGCGGTGCAGGCCCGCCTCGACGCGCTGCGGCAAGACGTGAGCCAGGTGACACTGCCGGACACGACACAATCCGCGTCTGCTGAGGCGAAGAATGGCCTGGGTAGGGTGGACGGCACGACGATTCGGCCGGCGTCTCTCAACTACGACGTGACAATGAAGGCGCAGGGCCGGTCCATGGATCTTTCCTCTTCCCGAACCATCGCGACCATGACCCGGAACGGGACGAAGGCCTTCACCGTGACCACGCAGACGACAACGCCCCGCGCTACCGTCACGGACTCGCTCGTGTTGGATGGGGCCACGCTTCGCCCTCATGAACATCACTTGAGCGGTCCGCTCTCGATGTCCGTCACCTATTCCGATACCGCTGCCACTGGAAGCATCAGCATGCGGGGGCAAACCACCGACATCGATCATAGCTTCGAGCAGCCGACGCTTGCGGGCAGTGCAAACGTGCAGATGGCTCTTGCGAGCATGCCGATGGAAATGGGGATGTCCACTTCGCTCTCCGTTTTCAATGCGCAGCGGCAGAGGGTGGAGACCCTCACGTTTGAGGTGACGGGCACGGAGACCGTGGAAACGGCGGCCGGCACCTTCGACACGTACGTCCTAAAGATGACGTCGGCGAGCGGCAATGCGTCCGGCACGATGCACGTCCGACAGACCGCGCCGCACCATCTCGTACAGTCGACGGCCGAGCAGTCCGGGCCGCGTGGTACGCGCACCGTGACGCGCACGCTGACCCAGATGTCGTCGGACACGGCCACGTCCGAAACCGAGTAG
- a CDS encoding S8/S53 family peptidase, whose product MTFDTAAISVFTRSLLVGVVLLSVVSPGRAQTPLSPSERGKLDGEFQFLLNQEAEAKAVGLEGESGPPSLSSATIPSEQETRYSAIVHTDDPAALHRIGVTPNAVHDGFATARVTREELRILAQTAAVSRVEVSTQLQPHNDEAAREVGARPLSAGAVNGTNYKGQDVLTCIIDTGIDYDHGDFYREDGTTRILSIWDQPDANDSTGTGHPSGFTYGAEYTEAEINAGNVSEEDVNGHGTHVAGTAASSGYELVLDGTQSMQEHRGMAPKSDVVMVKTTFGGAELIDAMSYCDQVGSDEGKPVVINMSLGGHSAPHDGTSTLAQAVDNVTGAGRIVVASAGNEGNQPIHVSGTVAIGNTSTEPWTVGKYTPDTGTSNDYFLTTFWIDGTNDLEIVVTPPSGAYSDTLVATGTGTVTAFRDSTEGAVYIESGIGDVNGDRYFDVQVYDATTSQEPAEGTWTISITNDGGSSTTYHGWTADFDDMPGDFDNGNSAYSVGYPGTATSAITVGSYVHRWRWSTHDDSWHAYSYSSDGRDDISSFSSRGPRRDEVQKPDIAAPGQGMISALSMDSSPPSAYVVQGGKHRLLQGTSMSAPVVAGSVALLLQEDATLTPSDVKTLLTNNAREDSYVTTYGATPNTTFGAGKLDVLGAMTDLLNGSSQREILSYEDPWTNTDSHTVGGSGANKIALQFTPNTDGVVTGALFNLGVAPAYTLTGPLNVEIWSDDGGNPHEKIGSTVQVDTSQLKDFSPTAVNLAPASVDVMAETEYHLVLYPSNASETINIAYETAGSVSGRSQTYDGSSWSGLGNDFVIRPEISLVEGTSTTLPVEIAAFSGTTSGSNVTLSWATASETNNSGFRLQHKAPGASSFVRIGFVQGHGTTENAQTYRYEMEKLSPGRHTFRLRQVDLDGTVHPGPTTTVKVSMETVYTVSPVKPNPVSSTGTIDIALREKQNVRMSLYNVLGQRVRALRNGQFEPMTRHTISIDATELSSGVYFLRIDGEQFQTTRKVTVTR is encoded by the coding sequence ATGACGTTCGATACGGCTGCTATTTCTGTTTTCACGCGCTCTCTTCTCGTCGGGGTTGTGCTTTTGAGTGTTGTCTCTCCGGGAAGGGCACAGACGCCGCTCTCTCCGTCTGAGCGAGGAAAGCTGGACGGCGAGTTCCAGTTTCTTCTGAATCAGGAAGCGGAGGCCAAAGCCGTAGGACTGGAGGGAGAAAGTGGTCCGCCCTCGCTTTCGAGTGCGACGATCCCCTCCGAGCAAGAAACGCGCTACAGCGCCATCGTTCACACCGACGATCCGGCGGCTCTTCATCGGATTGGAGTCACACCGAATGCCGTCCACGACGGCTTTGCAACGGCGCGGGTAACCCGAGAAGAACTTCGCATTCTCGCCCAGACGGCGGCGGTCTCCCGCGTCGAGGTCAGTACGCAGCTCCAGCCGCACAACGATGAGGCCGCCCGAGAGGTGGGCGCGCGCCCGCTGAGTGCGGGGGCGGTCAATGGTACGAACTACAAGGGGCAGGACGTACTTACCTGCATTATCGACACGGGAATCGACTACGACCACGGCGACTTTTACAGGGAGGACGGCACGACGCGCATTCTCTCAATCTGGGACCAGCCGGATGCGAATGACAGCACGGGGACGGGGCATCCGAGCGGCTTCACGTACGGGGCCGAATATACAGAAGCAGAAATCAATGCAGGGAATGTATCCGAGGAGGATGTTAATGGACACGGGACGCACGTGGCCGGGACAGCCGCGAGCAGTGGGTATGAGCTGGTACTCGATGGCACGCAGTCGATGCAGGAGCACCGAGGAATGGCACCGAAGTCCGATGTCGTCATGGTAAAGACGACCTTCGGCGGGGCAGAGCTCATTGACGCAATGAGTTACTGCGACCAGGTGGGGAGCGACGAGGGAAAGCCGGTCGTCATCAACATGAGTCTGGGCGGACACAGCGCGCCTCACGATGGGACGAGTACGCTCGCGCAGGCGGTCGACAATGTTACTGGGGCAGGCCGAATCGTGGTTGCCTCTGCGGGAAACGAGGGCAATCAGCCGATCCACGTGTCCGGCACGGTAGCAATCGGCAACACGAGTACGGAGCCCTGGACCGTAGGGAAATATACCCCAGATACGGGCACGTCCAACGATTACTTTCTGACGACCTTCTGGATTGACGGGACGAACGACTTGGAGATTGTCGTCACTCCCCCCAGCGGTGCGTACAGCGATACGCTGGTTGCAACGGGGACCGGTACAGTCACCGCGTTTCGCGACTCCACAGAGGGGGCAGTGTACATCGAGAGTGGAATCGGGGACGTCAACGGCGACCGATACTTTGACGTGCAGGTGTATGATGCCACTACCAGCCAGGAACCAGCTGAGGGAACGTGGACGATTTCGATCACCAATGACGGAGGCTCATCTACGACCTACCACGGATGGACTGCTGACTTTGACGACATGCCGGGAGACTTCGACAATGGCAACAGCGCATACAGCGTGGGGTATCCCGGCACCGCCACCAGTGCCATTACCGTGGGGTCGTACGTACACCGGTGGCGCTGGTCGACCCACGATGATTCCTGGCACGCGTATTCTTATAGTTCTGATGGACGGGATGACATCTCTTCTTTCAGCAGCCGCGGCCCGCGCCGCGACGAGGTGCAGAAGCCAGACATTGCTGCGCCGGGACAGGGCATGATTTCGGCATTGTCGATGGATTCGAGTCCACCGTCGGCCTACGTCGTGCAGGGAGGGAAACATCGCCTTCTTCAGGGCACCAGCATGTCGGCCCCAGTGGTTGCCGGCTCCGTCGCCCTCCTGCTTCAGGAAGATGCGACCCTCACCCCGTCGGACGTCAAAACCCTCCTCACGAACAACGCGCGGGAGGACAGTTACGTCACGACGTACGGCGCCACCCCGAACACCACGTTCGGCGCGGGAAAGCTCGACGTGCTTGGAGCCATGACCGACTTGCTGAATGGGAGCTCACAGCGAGAAATTTTGTCGTACGAAGATCCCTGGACGAACACAGATTCGCACACCGTTGGGGGAAGCGGAGCAAACAAGATTGCCCTCCAATTCACGCCGAATACGGATGGGGTCGTGACGGGTGCGCTCTTCAATCTCGGAGTGGCGCCAGCCTACACCCTCACCGGCCCATTGAACGTCGAAATCTGGTCGGATGACGGGGGCAATCCACATGAAAAGATCGGCAGCACGGTCCAGGTCGACACGAGTCAGCTGAAAGACTTTTCGCCGACGGCGGTCAATCTTGCTCCAGCGTCCGTCGATGTCATGGCCGAAACGGAGTATCACCTGGTGTTGTACCCGAGCAATGCCTCAGAAACGATCAACATCGCGTACGAAACGGCAGGATCGGTCAGCGGGCGGAGCCAAACGTATGATGGCAGTTCGTGGAGCGGGTTGGGTAATGACTTCGTCATCCGTCCCGAGATCTCGCTTGTGGAGGGCACGTCCACCACGCTTCCCGTTGAAATTGCGGCCTTTTCGGGGACTACGAGCGGGTCAAACGTCACCCTCTCGTGGGCCACGGCCAGCGAGACAAACAATTCGGGCTTTCGGCTCCAGCACAAAGCTCCCGGAGCGTCCTCCTTTGTCCGCATCGGCTTTGTGCAGGGACATGGGACGACCGAGAACGCTCAAACGTATCGCTACGAAATGGAGAAGCTGTCTCCTGGCCGCCACACATTTCGGCTCCGACAGGTGGACCTAGACGGGACCGTTCATCCAGGACCGACCACCACCGTTAAGGTCAGCATGGAGACGGTTTACACCGTGTCGCCCGTGAAGCCCAATCCGGTGTCGTCCACAGGCACGATCGACATCGCGCTGCGAGAAAAACAGAACGTTCGGATGAGCCTCTACAACGTGCTCGGTCAGCGCGTGCGCGCTCTCCGCAACGGTCAGTTCGAACCGATGACGCGTCACACGATATCCATCGACGCGACTGAACTGTCAAGTGGCGTATATTTTCTTCGTATAGACGGAGAGCAGTTTCAAACGACTCGTAAAGTCACCGTGACACGGTAG
- a CDS encoding TonB-dependent receptor: protein MDLDPVVVTATRAERAASEVSVPVSVIGQQEIEAQGAARMTDLLANQPGLMINNDHGSGLQIRGLGAEYTLILLNGEPIIGRTAGTLDLDRLTTGNIERVEIVRGPTSSLYGSDALAGVVNLITQRPDDGVGGNVRTRYGTHGTVDLSARLGGRSGPWQGSVFVNRYRTGGYDLAPGTLSPTRPGYVDYTAQARGQYDAGEHTTLSLQGRLAAQSQDYTVGISSAGPSGETPHTQRAEQIDWNVSPEIEQQLGAGWRLTGTLYGAGYHTDQTLRRTSNGRVRSSSTLDQYHGEAETVLRGTIGSTHLLTVGAGATLETINADRKTGQRVGGFGFVQDEWSPVDALDVTASVRLDGNSDYASRLSPKLAVRYALLDRLSFRASVGSGYKAPAFRQLYLDFTNPQAGYSVLGVTEVQAGLRRFEEQGQIDTFFRDPSTLGDPLSPETSRAFNVGLTGTLWEGATLRLDLYHNEVDNLIDTEAVARKANGQRVFTYVNRNEVFTRGVEARLTLRPASGLRVQLGYDYLEAKDRQVLEQLEEGTIYRRENGRDVRVTVDDYAGLPGRATHSGTTQLRYRYAPLGLTASVQGTLRGRAGYADLDGNGIIDADREYLERRMLWDATLSKTIRDNYTLRVGTENLLDYTNPTRVPSLPGRTWFVEAQARF from the coding sequence ATGGACCTTGACCCGGTTGTGGTGACCGCCACGCGGGCAGAGCGGGCGGCGAGTGAGGTATCGGTGCCCGTCTCGGTGATCGGGCAGCAGGAGATCGAGGCGCAGGGCGCAGCCCGCATGACGGACCTGCTTGCCAACCAGCCCGGCCTCATGATCAACAACGACCACGGCTCGGGCCTCCAGATCCGCGGGCTCGGCGCGGAGTACACGCTCATTCTGCTGAATGGGGAGCCGATCATCGGGCGGACGGCGGGGACGCTCGACCTCGACCGCCTCACGACCGGCAACATCGAGCGCGTAGAGATTGTGCGCGGTCCCACCTCGTCGCTGTACGGCAGCGATGCCCTGGCGGGGGTCGTCAACCTCATCACCCAGCGGCCGGACGACGGTGTTGGCGGAAACGTGCGCACCCGCTACGGCACGCACGGTACCGTCGATCTCAGTGCCCGGCTCGGCGGCAGAAGTGGGCCGTGGCAGGGATCGGTCTTCGTGAATCGGTACCGGACCGGCGGATACGACCTGGCCCCCGGCACGCTGTCGCCCACCCGGCCCGGCTACGTCGACTACACGGCGCAGGCCCGCGGGCAGTACGATGCGGGCGAACACACGACACTGTCGCTGCAGGGGCGTCTCGCGGCGCAGTCGCAGGACTATACCGTCGGCATCAGTAGTGCCGGCCCCTCCGGTGAAACACCACACACCCAACGTGCTGAGCAGATCGACTGGAACGTTTCACCCGAGATCGAGCAGCAGCTGGGCGCGGGCTGGCGGCTCACGGGCACGCTCTACGGCGCCGGCTATCACACCGATCAGACGCTCCGCCGCACGTCCAACGGAAGGGTCCGCAGCTCGTCGACGCTCGACCAGTACCACGGCGAGGCCGAGACGGTGCTGCGCGGCACGATCGGCAGCACTCACCTGCTCACGGTGGGGGCCGGAGCCACGCTCGAAACCATCAACGCCGACCGCAAGACCGGGCAGCGGGTCGGCGGCTTCGGCTTCGTACAGGATGAGTGGAGCCCGGTGGATGCCCTCGACGTGACGGCGAGCGTTCGCCTGGATGGCAACAGCGACTACGCCTCGCGCCTGAGCCCGAAGCTGGCCGTCCGCTACGCGCTGCTGGATCGCCTTTCGTTTCGCGCGTCCGTCGGCAGCGGCTACAAGGCCCCGGCGTTTCGCCAGCTCTACCTCGACTTCACCAATCCGCAGGCCGGGTACTCGGTGCTCGGCGTGACGGAGGTGCAGGCGGGGCTGCGACGGTTCGAGGAGCAGGGCCAAATCGACACCTTCTTCCGCGATCCGAGCACGCTAGGCGATCCTCTCTCTCCCGAGACCTCACGTGCCTTCAACGTAGGGCTCACGGGTACGCTTTGGGAGGGCGCCACGCTCCGCCTCGACCTCTACCACAACGAGGTCGATAATCTGATCGACACGGAGGCGGTGGCCCGCAAGGCCAACGGGCAGAGGGTCTTCACCTACGTGAACCGAAACGAGGTTTTCACCCGCGGCGTCGAGGCCCGCCTCACGCTCCGTCCGGCTTCCGGGCTTCGCGTCCAGCTTGGCTACGACTACCTGGAGGCTAAGGACCGGCAGGTGTTGGAGCAGCTGGAGGAGGGCACCATCTACCGACGGGAGAACGGGCGCGACGTACGGGTGACGGTCGACGACTACGCCGGGCTGCCGGGACGCGCCACCCACTCCGGCACGACGCAGCTCCGCTACCGCTATGCGCCGCTGGGGCTGACTGCCAGCGTGCAGGGGACGCTCCGCGGCCGCGCCGGCTACGCCGACCTCGACGGCAACGGCATTATCGACGCCGACCGCGAATATCTGGAGCGCCGTATGCTCTGGGACGCCACGCTTTCGAAAACCATTCGCGACAACTACACGCTGCGGGTCGGGACCGAGAACCTGCTCGACTACACGAATCCCACGCGCGTCCCGTCGCTTCCGGGCCGCACCTGGTTCGTGGAAGCCCAGGCCCGCTTCTAA
- a CDS encoding HmuY family protein: protein MQRSSLLALLTLTIGAVVLSACDSTGANEKEDPGETATLVTVENLPADPDTTSGRGRPQGYGQFAFFNLRDSSIVLHSDESTRSDSASTKWDIAFQSTDIIVNGGANGPGEGAAYVAEKAFQEVTEVNTDSLKKNRVENWYTYNANGNHLVRPTPGRTIVVRTADGESYAKIRIQSYYRNQNTDNESRYYTFEYVLQTDGTSFE, encoded by the coding sequence ATGCAACGCTCTTCTCTCCTTGCCCTGCTGACGCTGACGATCGGAGCGGTTGTCCTCTCGGCCTGTGACAGCACCGGCGCCAACGAGAAAGAGGATCCGGGGGAGACGGCGACCCTTGTGACTGTGGAGAACCTTCCCGCCGATCCCGACACGACCAGCGGCCGCGGGCGACCGCAGGGCTACGGTCAATTCGCCTTCTTCAATCTGCGGGATAGCAGCATCGTTCTGCACTCCGACGAGTCGACCCGGTCCGATTCGGCATCGACGAAGTGGGACATCGCCTTCCAGAGTACAGACATCATCGTGAACGGGGGAGCGAACGGACCGGGGGAGGGCGCAGCGTACGTCGCTGAGAAGGCCTTCCAGGAAGTTACGGAGGTGAATACCGACAGCCTGAAGAAGAACCGCGTGGAGAACTGGTACACCTACAACGCGAATGGCAATCACCTCGTCCGTCCCACGCCGGGTCGCACCATCGTCGTGCGCACGGCCGACGGCGAGTCGTACGCCAAGATTCGCATCCAGAGTTACTACCGTAATCAGAATACGGATAACGAGTCGCGGTACTACACCTTCGAGTACGTGCTGCAGACGGACGGCACGTCGTTCGAGTGA
- a CDS encoding plastocyanin/azurin family copper-binding protein, whose product MRTLSLSLLLTALIAIAGCGDGDGSSNSSSDAANEAVTEVTITPVGNQMQFEQTEFTVPAGEEISLTFKNTATSSAMKHNVVLLTTSEGSVVTRVGQAGTQAADNEYVPEDDAVLAATGLADPGETVTATFTAPSEPGSYRYICTFPGHYATMQGTMTVVSP is encoded by the coding sequence ATGCGCACCCTTTCGCTTTCTCTTCTCCTCACCGCCCTGATTGCGATTGCTGGCTGTGGGGACGGCGACGGTTCCTCCAACTCATCCTCCGATGCGGCGAACGAGGCCGTTACCGAGGTGACGATTACGCCCGTCGGCAATCAGATGCAGTTCGAGCAGACCGAGTTTACGGTGCCGGCCGGTGAGGAAATCTCGCTCACGTTCAAAAATACGGCGACGAGTTCGGCGATGAAGCACAATGTCGTCCTTCTAACGACCAGCGAGGGATCCGTCGTGACGCGGGTCGGACAGGCCGGGACGCAGGCGGCCGACAACGAATATGTGCCTGAAGATGACGCCGTCCTTGCCGCCACGGGCCTTGCCGATCCCGGGGAGACGGTGACAGCCACGTTCACGGCGCCGAGCGAGCCCGGCAGCTACCGGTACATCTGCACCTTCCCCGGGCACTACGCGACGATGCAGGGCACGATGACGGTCGTCTCCCCCTGA
- a CDS encoding DUF6686 family protein — MTHSIDDSSLIFQTENGKVLRCACCDRIEVVFGNIAVAEEPFLFKRFRQAVKQIDVEAQQSRIDAERPILLSVDGDRFAFRFTREEALELEELLDGAAAMLELGEIVDEELGSDRTS; from the coding sequence ATGACCCACTCGATCGACGATTCGTCCCTGATCTTTCAGACGGAAAATGGCAAAGTGCTCCGCTGCGCGTGCTGCGATCGCATCGAGGTCGTCTTTGGAAACATTGCCGTTGCCGAGGAGCCGTTTCTCTTCAAGCGATTCCGTCAGGCGGTGAAGCAGATCGACGTTGAGGCGCAGCAGAGCCGCATCGATGCGGAGCGCCCCATCCTCCTGTCGGTGGACGGCGACCGATTTGCGTTCCGCTTCACGCGGGAGGAGGCGCTTGAGCTGGAGGAGTTGCTCGACGGTGCGGCGGCGATGCTTGAGCTTGGGGAGATTGTGGACGAGGAGCTTGGGTCTGATCGCACGTCCTGA
- a CDS encoding class I SAM-dependent methyltransferase, with protein sequence MSEPTSIQQFDEERADGYDDRIRRIAPGYDVLHGLLSSVMAATLGDEAHLLVVGAGTGAEIAAMGEVQPGWRFTAVDPSPEMLARCRERMAGTDLDGRVEYVCERVEDLSSGRTFDGATSIFVSHFLQTREAKEQYVESIARRLRSGAPFVFADLYDPEDEADQLWAAWQEWFARVGASDEEVERTFSKMEDEISFVLEEELNQILQATGFAECTRVYQSFLWGAWWTQRG encoded by the coding sequence ATGAGCGAGCCAACCTCCATTCAGCAATTCGACGAGGAGCGCGCGGACGGGTACGATGATCGAATCCGCCGCATCGCGCCCGGCTACGACGTGCTGCACGGACTGCTCTCCAGCGTCATGGCGGCGACGCTGGGGGATGAGGCCCACCTTCTCGTCGTGGGCGCGGGGACAGGGGCAGAAATCGCTGCGATGGGGGAGGTGCAGCCGGGCTGGCGCTTCACCGCGGTTGATCCCTCACCGGAGATGCTGGCGCGATGCCGCGAACGGATGGCGGGCACGGACCTGGACGGACGCGTGGAGTACGTCTGCGAGCGCGTGGAGGACCTATCGTCTGGCCGAACGTTCGATGGGGCCACCTCGATTTTCGTCTCGCACTTCCTCCAGACCCGCGAGGCAAAGGAGCAGTACGTCGAATCGATTGCCCGGCGGCTGCGGTCGGGGGCGCCATTCGTGTTCGCGGACCTCTACGATCCCGAGGACGAGGCCGATCAGTTGTGGGCTGCGTGGCAGGAGTGGTTTGCGCGGGTCGGGGCGTCGGACGAGGAGGTAGAGCGCACGTTTTCAAAGATGGAGGACGAGATTTCGTTCGTGCTGGAAGAAGAGCTGAACCAGATTTTGCAAGCGACGGGCTTTGCGGAATGTACTCGCGTGTATCAGAGCTTCCTGTGGGGAGCATGGTGGACGCAGCGCGGCTGA